A stretch of the Cytobacillus luteolus genome encodes the following:
- a CDS encoding CBS domain-containing protein: MSVRELMTENVATVTPSQTIQEAASIMSEYNVGSVPVVENGQLKGIVTDRDIIIRSTAQGMGSSTPVSHVMSSNLVQGSPSMSVEEATSLMSQNQIRRLPIVENNNLVGIVALGDIATNHTFDHEAEQALTNISEPSTPQI, encoded by the coding sequence ATGTCAGTTCGAGAGTTAATGACTGAAAATGTAGCCACTGTTACACCGAGTCAAACGATTCAAGAAGCAGCATCAATCATGAGTGAATACAATGTGGGTTCCGTTCCTGTCGTTGAAAATGGTCAATTAAAGGGGATTGTTACAGACCGTGACATCATCATTCGATCAACAGCTCAAGGAATGGGGAGTTCGACCCCAGTCTCACATGTGATGTCTTCAAACCTCGTACAAGGTTCTCCTTCTATGAGTGTTGAAGAAGCTACATCTCTTATGTCTCAGAATCAAATCAGACGTTTACCAATCGTTGAGAACAACAACTTAGTTGGTATTGTAGCACTTGGGGATATTGCTACAAATCATACGTTTGACCATGAGGCAGAGCAGGCATTAACGAATATTTCTGAACCTTCTACTCCACAGATATAG